In bacterium, the following are encoded in one genomic region:
- a CDS encoding DUF167 family protein: MTVHVAVRARRTAVEPRPDGGLRVAVTAPPHDGLANAAVVAALAQYFGVARSRVRILRGRRGRRKVIEIVPPA, encoded by the coding sequence GTGACCGTGCATGTCGCCGTGCGCGCCCGGCGAACCGCGGTCGAGCCGCGTCCGGACGGCGGTCTTCGCGTCGCCGTGACCGCGCCGCCGCACGACGGACTGGCCAACGCGGCGGTGGTCGCCGCGTTGGCCCAGTACTTCGGCGTGGCTCGCAGCCGGGTGCGAATCTTGCGGGGGCGCCGCGGTCGCCGCAAGGTAATCGAGATCGTCCCGCCCGCCTGA